The following are encoded together in the Parambassis ranga chromosome 20, fParRan2.1, whole genome shotgun sequence genome:
- the kif9 gene encoding kinesin-like protein KIF9 has protein sequence MKSPSKGVEVFVRIRPTAYFAQDLIECLPDGKTLNLHQRKDSRIHLEFSKVPPVSLSFGLEGVLHNVSQEEVYARVCRPVVMGALDGYNGTVMCFGQTGAGKTYTMTGSMESYRQRGIVPRALQEVFQEVEKRTEHAFSVHLSYLEIYNETLVDLLSSLHSPQPFPRGLVVMEEPGRGVFIRGLSLSPVHSVEEALSLLFEGEMNRIIGSHALNRKSSRSHAILTVHIESRSRTLSDAKYFTSKLNLVDLAGSERLGKTGSEGQMLKEATYINKSLSFLEQTILALTDCHRDHVPFRQTKLTHALKDSLGGNCNTVLVANIYGEAAQIEETLSTLRFASRMRCVQTSPAANEHIDHALEIQKLQKEVEMLKEELSICNTLVKQPNPMYEPLSEAQQAEVQSQVQRYLEGSLKEITIKSIRQVHAVFAQFKQALQEQEEKVKAQLCQTYNLVKKGGSADTAAYKGLDTKEADSLATSQQPSSTKAKPTKVRDKQSQNRRQPEGSPLLRKGSESSAVQMSEKKTQESQEPDMDSQDTQEPQLTTPSQLPPSKAEVFEDFKIGRGRKINLILRENKAVLMERRSLLQQLTGDVNAIKREIDSTTASLQQLEEMGGGQGQYLAVAGDTDASLLVQLRELKAKYRQRYEVLRDVRAEFNYCQHLVDQSRVRLLSEFEVWYKQCFPSPGEEPDMRVYRMYTQETDSPQPSDQLQHELLTESSSSESFYNARYRTLKRRTSRVASSTQKKTQ, from the exons ATGAAGAGTCCAAGTAAGGGGGTCGAAGTGTTCGTCCGGATCAGACCGACCGCCTACTTCGCCCAAGACCTTATTGAATGTCTCCCGGATGGAAAG ACTTTGAATTTACATCAAAGAAAAGACTCCAGAATTCATCTAGAATTCAGTAAAGTTCCACCGGTCTCCTTGTCGTTTGGGCTGGAAGGGGTCCTGCACAATGTGTCCCAAGAGGAAGTGTACGCCCGAGTGTGCAGACCAGTGGTAATGGGAGCACTGGATGGTTATAATG GTACGGTAATGTGTTTTGGGCAGACAGGGGCAGGAAAAACCTACACCATGACAGGGTCTATGGAGTCATACAGGCAGAGAGGCATCGTTCCTCGGGCCCTTCAAGAG GTGTTTCAGGAGGTGGAGAAGAGGACTGAGCACGCCTTCTCAGTGCATCTGTCCTATCTGGAGATCTACAATGAGACCCTGGTGGACTTGTTGTCATCGCTACACTCGCCGCAGCCATTTCCTCGGGGTTTGGTGGTGATGGAGGAGCCGGGCAGAGGGGTGTTCATCAGAGGGCTGTCTCTTTCCCCTGTTCACAGCGTGGAGGAGGCTCTCAGCTTGCTGTTTGAG GGAGAGATGAATCGAATCATCGGATCTCATGCCCtcaacaggaagtcctccagGTCACACGCTATCCTCACAGTGCATATTGAG TCCCGCTCCCGGACTCTGTCTGATGCCAAGTATTTCACCTCCAAGTTGAATCTGGTGGATTTGGCTGGTTCTGAAAGGCTGGGGAAAACTGGG tcagagggccagATGTTGAAGGAAGCCACGTACATCAACAAGTCCCTGTCATTCCTGGAGCAGACAATCCTGGCTTTAACAGACTGTCACAGAGACCACGTTCCCTTCAGACAGACTAaactcacacatgcactcaaAGACTCATTGG GAGGGAACTGCAACACTGTGCTTGTGGCCAACATCTACGGCGAGGCTGCTCAAATAGAAGAAACG CTCTCTACGCTGCGTTTTGCCAGCAGGATGAGGTGTGTCCAGACCAGCCCTGCTGCTAACGAGCACATTGATCATGCA CTTGAAATCCAGAAACTTCAGAAGGAAGTGGAGATGCTGAAAGAGGAACTATCAATCTGCAACACACTG GTGAAGCAACCAAACCCCATGTATGAGCCTCTGTCTGAAGCCCAGCAAGCTGAAGTTCAGAGCCAGGTTCAGAGGTACCTTGAGGGAAGCCTGAAGGAAATCACT ATCAAAAGTATCAGGCAGGTTCACGCAGTGTTCGCACAGTTCAAGCAGGCCCTGCA ggagcaggaagagaaggtGAAGGCTCAGCTCTGCCAAACCTACAATTTGGTGAAGAAAGGTGGAAGTGCTGACACAGCTGCTTACAAG GGGTTGGACACCAAGGAGGCTGACAGCTTAGCAACATCACAGCAACCGAGTTCAACCAAAGCCAAACCTACGAAGGTCAGGGACAAGCAGAG CCAAAACAGGAGACAGCCGGAAGGAAGTCCTTTGCTCCGGAAGGGTTCTGAGAGCAGTGCTGTCCAGATGTCTGAGAAGAAGACACAGGAGTCACAGGAACCAGACATGGACAGCCAGGACACACAGGAACCACAGCTGACTACTCCCTCCCA GTTGCCTCCATCCAAAGCAGAAGTGTTTGAGGATTTCAAAATAGGACGAGGCAGAAAGATCAACCTCATCTTGAGAGAGAACAAGGCTGTTCTGATGGAGCGCCGGAGTCTTCTTCAGCAGCTCACAGGGGACGTCAACGCCATCAAGAGAGAAATCGACTCCACCACAGCCTCTTTACAGCAACTTGAGGAGATGGGAGGAGGCCAAG GTCAGTATTTGGCTGTGGCTGGGGACACTGATGCCTCCTTATTGGTGCAGCTCAGAGAGCTTAAAGCAAAGTACCGGCAGAGGTACGAGGTGCTGCGTGACGTCAGGGCTGAGTTCAACTACTGTCAGCACCTTGTGGATCAGAGCAGGGTGCGCCTGCTCTCTG AATTTGAAGTGTGGTATAAGCAGTGTTTCCCGTCACCCGGGGAGGAACCGGACATGCGTGTCTACAGGATGTACACACAA GAAACAGACAGTCCACAACCCTCTGATCAGCTACAGCATGAGCTTCTGACAGAGAGCTCCAGCTCAGAGTCCTTCTATAACGCCCGCTACAGGACACTGAAGCGG AGGACCAGCAGAGTGGCGTCCTCCACTCAGAAGAAAACTCAATGA
- the cdv3 gene encoding protein CDV3 homolog isoform X1: MADAPPEKSLDDFFAKRDKKKKKEKGKGKEAAAGPTSMALKKTKKEKEKSAKNENQDAQVDKEDEEWKDFEQKEVDYSGLRLQALQISDEKEEEEYEKEEVGEDGEIILISGDKVSGPWNKSGGAAPPPAAPVEDVEVPEAKPAGVYRPPGARQTTTRRGPTQGPPEIFSDTQFPSLLATAKHVETRKDREMEKTFEVVKHRNRGREETSGTSMQHLQLDNQYAILGDK; the protein is encoded by the exons ATGGCGGATGCACCACCAGAGAAGAGTCTGGACGATTTCTTTGCCAAGCGggataaaaagaagaagaaagagaaggggAAGGGCAAAGAGGCCGCCGCTGGCCCCACATCGATGGCACTGAAGAAAAccaagaaggagaaggaaaagtCGGCCAAAAACGAGAATCAAGACGCGCAGGTTGATAAG GAGGACGAAGAATGGAAAGATTTTGAGCAGAAAGAAGTGGACTACAGCGGGCTCCGGCTCCAGGCTTTACAGATAAG TgatgagaaagaagaggaggagtatGAAAAGGAGGAGGTTGGTGAGGATGGAGAGATCATTTTGATTAGTGGAGACAAAGTGTCTGGTCCCTGGAACAAGTCTGGTGGTGCTGCTCCTCCCCCAGCTGCTCCTGTGG AGGATGTGGAGGTGCCTGAGGCGAAACCTGCTGGTGTATACCGCCCTCCGGGGGCTCGACAAACCACCACCAGGCGGGGGCCCACCCAGGGCCCCCCTGAGATCTTCAGCGATACACAGTTCCCTTCTCTCCTGGCCACTGCAAAGCACGTTGAGACACGCAA GGACAGAGAAATGGAGAAGACATTTGAGGTTGTGAAACACAGGAACCGTGGTAGAGAGGAGACCAGTGGCACTTCCATGCAGCACTTGCAACTTGACAACCAGTACGCCATCTTGGGGGATAAGTAg
- the cdv3 gene encoding protein CDV3 homolog isoform X2 — MADAPPEKSLDDFFAKRDKKKKKEKGKGKEAAAGPTSMALKKTKKEKEKSAKNENQDAQVDKDEEWKDFEQKEVDYSGLRLQALQISDEKEEEEYEKEEVGEDGEIILISGDKVSGPWNKSGGAAPPPAAPVEDVEVPEAKPAGVYRPPGARQTTTRRGPTQGPPEIFSDTQFPSLLATAKHVETRKDREMEKTFEVVKHRNRGREETSGTSMQHLQLDNQYAILGDK; from the exons ATGGCGGATGCACCACCAGAGAAGAGTCTGGACGATTTCTTTGCCAAGCGggataaaaagaagaagaaagagaaggggAAGGGCAAAGAGGCCGCCGCTGGCCCCACATCGATGGCACTGAAGAAAAccaagaaggagaaggaaaagtCGGCCAAAAACGAGAATCAAGACGCGCAGGTTGATAAG GACGAAGAATGGAAAGATTTTGAGCAGAAAGAAGTGGACTACAGCGGGCTCCGGCTCCAGGCTTTACAGATAAG TgatgagaaagaagaggaggagtatGAAAAGGAGGAGGTTGGTGAGGATGGAGAGATCATTTTGATTAGTGGAGACAAAGTGTCTGGTCCCTGGAACAAGTCTGGTGGTGCTGCTCCTCCCCCAGCTGCTCCTGTGG AGGATGTGGAGGTGCCTGAGGCGAAACCTGCTGGTGTATACCGCCCTCCGGGGGCTCGACAAACCACCACCAGGCGGGGGCCCACCCAGGGCCCCCCTGAGATCTTCAGCGATACACAGTTCCCTTCTCTCCTGGCCACTGCAAAGCACGTTGAGACACGCAA GGACAGAGAAATGGAGAAGACATTTGAGGTTGTGAAACACAGGAACCGTGGTAGAGAGGAGACCAGTGGCACTTCCATGCAGCACTTGCAACTTGACAACCAGTACGCCATCTTGGGGGATAAGTAg
- the tmem108 gene encoding transmembrane protein 108: MKTSLQVLRCQLLSVLAFLALPVGLAAQELYLSQTSQDSVSMAAAHSSPLSPPKPSPVDWHQEGSSSGEWSSKGKQPTNIILPAVASLPISQNPPIHDTNTVNPNTVSSADHVNQPQEPSYDITNQGLMHKLVRVPQVHNPVTVSTKQASSSPKFSSTAIPNIDVESGAEGAPNSLAATSSSGSDRGDTVDAHHIEPQKLSVESTNPRHQHVPDLQPSSLTALSSPDVARGLKLREHSIGTPELAAHHTITLREVHAVDEPPTAELVVEPTQGSDAHVESPPEKLASTASTITLSTVPSLESQHSTVNYTASSETTPELPHSNSTRDHTVGHWMGNVTTHGGLLPNSSLAEEPSSQRNRSELASTASGNFLNRQVPATTHDPWTTSNSSGPTVDSPLSRICLSRMDIVWIVLAISVPVSSCSVLLTVCCMRRKKKSSSQENNLSYWNNAITMDYFSRHAVELPREIHTLESEEHDTCLPPNGDYSGSSVVLVNPFCQETLFINRDKASAI, translated from the exons ATGAAGACAAGCCTGCAGGTGCTGCGCTGCCAGCTGCTGA GTGTTCTAGCATTCCTAGCACTGCCAGTAGGACTGGCAGCCCAGGAGCTGTACCTCAGCCAGACGTCCCAGGactctgtctccatggcagcCGCCCACAGCAGTCCCCTGTCTCCCCCAAAACCTTCCCCCGTGGACTGGCATCAGGAAGGTTCCAGCAGTGGGGAATGGTCATCCAAAGGCAAGCAACCCACAAACATTATCCTTCCTGCTGTCGCCTCGCTTCCCATATCCCAGAATCCTCCCATTcatgacacaaacactgtcaacCCAAACACTGTGAGCTCTGCCGACCATGTGAATCAGCCCCAGGAGCCCAGCTATGATATCACAAACCAAGGCCTAATGCACAAATTAGTCAGGGTACCTCAAGTCCATAACCCAGTTACTGTCAGCACTAAGCAGGCCAGCAGCAGCCCTAAATTTTCCAGCACAGCGATCCCAAATATAGATGTGGAATCGGGTGCTGAAGGGGCTCCAAATTCCCTGGCTGCTACATCCAGCTCTGGGTCGGACAGAGGCGACACAGTCGATGCACACCACATAGAGCCTCAGAAGCTCAGTGTAGAATCCACCAACCCCAGGCACCAGCATGTTCCAGATCTGCAGCCCTCCTCTCTGACCGCCCTCTCTTCTCCTGATGTTGCACGAGGCCTGAAACTCAGGGAGCACTCTATTGGAACCCCAGAGCTGGCTGCACACCACACCATCACCCTGCGGGAGGTGCATGCAGTGGACGAGCCCCCAACTGCTGAGTTGGTGGTAGAGCCGACACAAGGGTCTGATGCTCACGTCGAGAGCCCACCAGAGAAACTAGCTTCTACTGCGTCCACCATCACCCTGTCCACCGTGCCGAGCCTGGAGTCACAGCATTCAACGGTCAATTACACTGCAAGCAGCGAGACCACTCCTGAGCTCCCTCACAGTAACAGTACACGTGACCACACTGTGGGACACTGGATGGGGAATGTAACCACACATGGAGGGCTGCTGCCTAACAGCAGCTTAGCAGAGGAGCCGTCTTCTCAGCGGAACAGGTCTGAGCTGGCTTCCACAGCCAGCGGGAACTTCCTGAACAGACAGGTGCCAGCCACCACACACGACCCCTGGACAACCAGCAACAGCTCAGGGCCCACTGTCGACTCCCCGCTGTCCCGCATCTGCTTGAGCAGGATGGACATTGTGTGGATTGTGCTGGCCATCAGTGTGCCTGTTTCCTCCTGCT CTGTGCTGTTGACTGTGTGctgcatgaggaggaagaagaagtcgTCAAGTCAGGAGAACAACCTCAGTTACTGGAACAACGCCATCACCATGGATTACTTCAGCAGGCACGCCGTGGAGCTACCCAGAGAGATACACACCCTGGAGAGTGAG GAGCATGACACCTGTCTACCCCCTAATGGAGACTACAGCGGCAGCAGCGTGGTCCTGGTTAACCCTTTCTGCCAGGAGACTCTCTTCATCAACAGAGACAAAGCTTCTGCCATATAG